In uncultured Methanobrevibacter sp., the genomic window GTCAATGGGAGATAGCTTGGTAAACCTTATGTTGAAAAAAAACATAACAGCCCAAGAACAAATTACAAAAATGGTACAAACATTAAGTAATAGACTATAAAACTATATGTAATAGTCCTGAAGATAATTAACTCCACCATTTTCACCCTCCGAGAGATGAAATGAGGGAACACCATAACAGCGTATGGAAAAACTGTTACAATTAGCAAATAAATATCCTTTAAATATATTTAACATCATATTTATCTACCCCCTACAATTTTTGAAGGCTTTTTAACTTCATCTATATTGGTTAATTTATAATTTAAAGCTTGTTGAAGCCAATTGGGGAAATTATAGTGAAAAAAACATCACATATAAACTTTATAGGTTGAAGAATTAAATTAAAAAAAAATCGAGTAAATAATAACAAATATGAAAATTAGCAAAATCACCAATTAAAATAGAAAATATGATTTAAGACTATAAACTGATATTAATATGCCTACTATTTTTTGTTGAAAAATGAATTTGAACTGATATAAAATTGTTGCAAAATATATATAAGTCAACTAAATCAATTGCTTTAATTAAAAGTGTGTTGATTAAAAAATTAATGATGAATTTAGTTCAAAATTATCAATTGCAGCAAAGATACTAAAATAATCAATTGGGAAAGCCCATTTCTAGTTAGAACTTCTCCAGGTGTTTCCGCATTTGGCGCATCTTATAAAATTGGTTGGTGCCTCATCAGCAGATCTTGTCTGTACTGTCCACCAGTAGCCTTTTGTTCCACCACATTTATAGCAGGTTATCTTTGTGGTTGGCAGTGCCACGTTTTTATTGTCAGTTACAATGACTTTCAATTCAGGGTTCTTTTCGCCTTCCATTGTATACTGTTCTTCAATGTCATCTTTTTCAAGAGACTTTTCATAACCGCATCTACATTTAATCATACCATTATTCGGCATTAACATCTTACCACAATTAGGACAGAATTCCATATTACTAAACACCATTTAAAATTCGTAAGTATTAGTTTAATGAAACTTATTTATAAAATTAACTAAGGGAATTATTCTTCCCAATACTTTTTTGTTCTTCTGTAAATAATAAAGTTGAATATCAGCATTAATGCAGCGAAAAGTACAAGATAAAATTCCTTGGACAGCAGTATCTCATAATTCACACCACCTAAGTTCAAGGCCAAAGATTCTGTTGGCGGAAATGCATTAGGTCCGAATATTAATGGAATTAAGAACACATAAGCCACGTCAAATAGTATGATATATACAACTGCAATAATGAACCGGACATAGTTGTTTGGAATTTTTCTTGCATCCACCAGATTATTTAGAGCATAAACAAGTAAAAAATAGAGACCGAATAAAATACCAAGATATACTCCGCCTTTTAGGTCAATTGCTATAAATATATATGATACAAGTACAGCAATAATTAATGAGGATAAAAAATTAAAAACCAATGCACGATAAAAACTATCATCACCCATTAAAATCACCTTCAATAATAATATTGATTTTCAATACATATAAGGATTTAGAAAAATTTAAAAAAAGTAGTAAAAAAAAGTTTTTTGTGAAAGGATTAACCTTCCACCATAATCAGCTTACCCGTCGCAGGGTCTTTATAGACCTTACCCATCTCGGTATAACCTTGACCTGAGCTGTTTGAAGTATCAGGAGTTTCGTTTAACTGATGACCCTGATCGACTTCAGTCATTGTCTTCTGCTGCATCTGCTCCTGAACATTATGTTCCGGATCTATCATTGCCTGCATGTTCCAGCTTATGATAACAAAAACTAAAAAGCCAACAGCAATAACAAGCATCGCATCTACAAGGTTTGATGTACCTGCCATTGGGTCTTCTTCGACTCTTTTAGACCTGCGTCTACTTTGTTTTCTTACCATAAAATCACTAGCTCATTCTATCTAAAACAGCATCAATCAAAGCATCCAAATCTGAGAGATATTTGTCATACCAGCCGGATCTGATTTTACCGATAACATAACATAATGCACCGGACCCGATACCAACAATGGTTGTGTTGAACGCTACAGTAAGGGAGCTTGCAAGAGTGTTGATGTCTCCTGCACCTAATGCTGCAAGACCCGGACCCATCGGAATTAATGTACCCATTAACCCTAAAGTAGGTCCGATACGGGTAATAATATCGGTCTTTTGTAATGTTGATATAGTTTTTTCTTCTTCATATTCAAAGAGTTTACGAGCCAAAGCCTCTCTTGAATCTTTTCCCAAAGATTCGGAAGATGCAATTTCATCTAAAACCTTTTTTTGAGCTTTAGGAATATCAGCAGAAGAAATTACATTTTTTAAAGCTTCTTGAGACTCAGCTGCGTTAATTTCATAAATTAAATCTCTGATTGTACCAACTGGAACTTTACGCCTTGATGTATACTCCGCAATGGCTCCACCCAAGGTAATAATTGTTATAATTACAATAACAAGTAAAATCACAAGAACTGGAATTGTCAGACTCTG contains:
- a CDS encoding transcription factor S, with translation MEFCPNCGKMLMPNNGMIKCRCGYEKSLEKDDIEEQYTMEGEKNPELKVIVTDNKNVALPTTKITCYKCGGTKGYWWTVQTRSADEAPTNFIRCAKCGNTWRSSN
- a CDS encoding DUF2149 domain-containing protein, with amino-acid sequence MVRKQSRRRSKRVEEDPMAGTSNLVDAMLVIAVGFLVFVIISWNMQAMIDPEHNVQEQMQQKTMTEVDQGHQLNETPDTSNSSGQGYTEMGKVYKDPATGKLIMVEG
- a CDS encoding MotA/TolQ/ExbB proton channel family protein; the encoded protein is MALNIPGGEFLTGSLDVISQSLTIPVLVILLVIVIITIITLGGAIAEYTSRRKVPVGTIRDLIYEINAAESQEALKNVISSADIPKAQKKVLDEIASSESLGKDSREALARKLFEYEEEKTISTLQKTDIITRIGPTLGLMGTLIPMGPGLAALGAGDINTLASSLTVAFNTTIVGIGSGALCYVIGKIRSGWYDKYLSDLDALIDAVLDRMS